The Tessaracoccus timonensis sequence GTCGTATACTCGATTCACTACGAGTAGTAGTAGCCCGTTCAACCGTACCCGACGAGCATCAAGGGGGGTAGACGATGGGCCGCTGGATCCAACGACGGTGGCACGACTTCACCCATGCCTTTACGGGGTGGATGGGCGTCACGCTCGCAGCGTTGATCGGAGTGACGATCGGCGTCACGGGCTTCACCTTTCACTACTCCGGATTCTTCAACTACTTCGGAGACAGTTCGGAGACGTGCGTCGCCTGCCATGCGATGAACGAACAATATGAGGGTTGGGCAAGGGGATCGCACCGTGACGTCACTACCTGCAACTCCTGCCACACCCCGCACGATTCCATCGTGGCGAAATACATCAACAAGGCCGACAACGGCTTCTTCCACTCACTGTGGTTCACGACCGGCACTTACCCGCAGAACATCAAGATTCGTGACCACAACAGGGGAATCGTCGAGGATTCCTGCGTCTACTGCCATGGGGCGATGGTCGACGACATTGCCCACGGTTCGGCCGCTCGCGGCGAACAACTCTCCTGCATTCGATGCCACGACGGCGTGGGTCACAAGAGGTGAACAACATGACTGACAATGCAACCAAGAAACCTGAGCAGAAAGTCTGGGTCGGTCCGAAGGCCCGCTGGGTGCCGATTCTGGTGCTGGTGCTGGTCGCAGCATGTGCGGCTGCACTCACCTGGTTCCTCACCACCATCTTCGAAAACAAGCAAGATGCCAAGGCACCGTTCACCCACGTCGTGAACGTCGACGAGACCACCTACGACGCGGAGGTGTGGGGTAAGAACTTCCCGCGTGAGTACGAAGGGCACATCGCCACCAAGGAGATGAGCAACGATCCGCAGAAGACCGTCGAACACACGCCCACCAAGAACGACCCCCGTACGCGCGTCGCGACGAGCAAACTCGAGCTGGATCCGCGATTGGTGACGATGTGGCAGGGCTATGCGTTCTCCGTCGACTACCGCAAGCCCCGTGGCCACGAGTACATGCTGGAGGATCAGCAGCTCACCCGTCGCGTGCGCGAATTCGAGCAGCCCGGCGCCTGTCTGAACTGCCACGCCTCGCTGCCTGAGGTCATGGACTCTCTCGGCAACGGCGACCGCGAGGCCGGCTGGGCTGCGATGAACAAGCTGCCTTACAACGAAGCCGTCCAACACGCCAAGGCCCCGATCGCCTGCATCGACTGCCACGAACCCGGCACCATGAAACTGCGCGCCACCCGCCCCGCGTTCATCGAGGGCATCGCCCGCTACATGGAGAATGTCAAGGGCATCAAGGACTACGACGTCAACCGCGACGCCAGCGTCCAGGAGATGCGCTCGTTCGTGTGTGCTCAGTGCCACGTCGAGTACTACTTCAAGGGTGAGGAGAAGACACTCACCTTCCCGTGGACCCACGGCCTTGAAGCCAACGACGCAATCAAGTACTACGACGAGGTGGGCTGGAGCGACTTCGAGCACAAGCTCACGGGCGCGAACGTGATCAAGGCGCAGCACCCCGACTTCGAGACGTGGTCGCAGGGCGCCCACGCGGCCAACGGTGTTGGTTGCGCGGACTGCCACATGGCCTACAAGCGCGACGGTGCACAGAAGATCACCGACCATCAGATCGCCAGCCCCATGCGCAGCAAGGAGTCGATCAACCAGACCTGCCTCACCTGCCACCACGCTACTGAGGACGAGATGCAGGCCCGCGTCGACAAGATCCAGGAACGCTGGCAGGGCTCGGTTGACGTCGCCTTCGACGCTCTCGACGCCCTCATTAAGGACATCGAGGCAAATAAGGACACCGCCGATCCGGCAGCCCTGACGAAGGCCCGTGATTTCCAGCGCAACGCTCAGTTCCTGATCGACATGAACGTCTCCGAGAACAGTCACGGCTTCCACGCCCCGCAGTATCAGACCTCGTTGCTCAACCAGGCCACCGACTACGCCCGCAAGGGTCAGCTCGCCCTCCAC is a genomic window containing:
- a CDS encoding ammonia-forming cytochrome c nitrite reductase subunit c552, whose product is MTDNATKKPEQKVWVGPKARWVPILVLVLVAACAAALTWFLTTIFENKQDAKAPFTHVVNVDETTYDAEVWGKNFPREYEGHIATKEMSNDPQKTVEHTPTKNDPRTRVATSKLELDPRLVTMWQGYAFSVDYRKPRGHEYMLEDQQLTRRVREFEQPGACLNCHASLPEVMDSLGNGDREAGWAAMNKLPYNEAVQHAKAPIACIDCHEPGTMKLRATRPAFIEGIARYMENVKGIKDYDVNRDASVQEMRSFVCAQCHVEYYFKGEEKTLTFPWTHGLEANDAIKYYDEVGWSDFEHKLTGANVIKAQHPDFETWSQGAHAANGVGCADCHMAYKRDGAQKITDHQIASPMRSKESINQTCLTCHHATEDEMQARVDKIQERWQGSVDVAFDALDALIKDIEANKDTADPAALTKARDFQRNAQFLIDMNVSENSHGFHAPQYQTSLLNQATDYARKGQLALHGIDVGPVTASGQNG
- the nrfH gene encoding cytochrome c nitrite reductase small subunit; translation: MGVTLAALIGVTIGVTGFTFHYSGFFNYFGDSSETCVACHAMNEQYEGWARGSHRDVTTCNSCHTPHDSIVAKYINKADNGFFHSLWFTTGTYPQNIKIRDHNRGIVEDSCVYCHGAMVDDIAHGSAARGEQLSCIRCHDGVGHKR